The Salicibibacter halophilus DNA window ACAAAATTTAAGCCTAAGAAAAGATACGAGAGAAAGAAGAGCCGAATGCCGGTTGTCGCCAGTTCCGCGACTTGCTCTGGTAAATTTCCGAACACTTGAATGATGACATTCGCCCCCGTCTGCCCGAGAATCATGAAAACAAATCCGACCGCTGTCCCTGTTATGATGCTCAAGCGCAGCGCCTCTCTTTTTTTATCCGCCGCTCTTGCCCCATGAAAATAACTGATAACCGGCTGCACGCCTTGTCCTAAGCCAAGAAACAATAGCAGCATCATCGTGTGCACGTAGTTGATAACGGAAAAGGCAGCGACCCCGTCGGTTCCGAGCAGCCATGAAAACGCGACATTGTGCGCGATGGTGAAAATGGAGATACCCAGTTCCACGAGAAAACTCGGGAAGCCGAGGGCTATCGTGATCAAAAACAATGCCTTCTCGAATCGAAACTTTACGAGTTTGAGGTTGTTTTTCCTTTGAAAGAAATGAATGCTGAGAACGAGGAATCCTAAGCCGGCCGCGATCATGGTCCCGTAGGCGATTTCCCGCAGCCCCCAACCTAGAATATACAGCATAATGAAATTCATGATAAAGTTGGAAACAGCTGTTGTGATTAAGGCGCTCATGGCGAGTGTCGGGCTTCCGTCATTACGGACGAAAATGCTGCAAGCGTTCTCCAAGGTTAAAACAAGGCCGAACACTAAAAAGACGTTCAAGTATGCGGATGCATAGGGGGCGGTTTCCGCATTGGCGCCAAGGGCAAAAACGAGTGGTTCATGAAAGGTTAGGGCGGTTACACAGACGATGGCTGTTAATGCAATAATTAAAATGACAGAGTGAGTGAAAATTTGGCGTGCCCGCTCACGTTCGCCGGCACCCATCCGCTGGGAATAAAGGGTTGCCCCTCCGACACCGACCCAAATCGATATTCCCACAAAAAGCGTATATACCGGGCTCGCGAGATTAATTCCCGCGAGCGACAGCGCTCCCAACTTGTTGCCGACCATGACCGCATCGACGACGTAATTCACCGCCATTAACATCATCCCGATCATGGACGGGAATAGGTAACGAAATAGCACTCTGCGAACGGGTTGTACATCTAAAGGATTAGCAGCTACGGATGTCATCGCAAAAGGGCTCCAATTCACAAAAGGTATCTATCATAGTGTAGCATTGAATGGGGATGGGAGCGAAAAAGGGGGATAAAATAGTATGTATCAAACGTTTATTTTCGACTTTGACGGAACGATCATTGACTCGGAGATGATCGGCCTTACCGCGCTTCAAGCAACACTTCGCGACATCGGCATCGAAAAGGATATCGATGACTTGCGCATGTTTATGGGCATACCCGGGATGCGCACATTGGAAATTCTGGATGTACCGGAAAAAGAAAAAATACATCAAAAATGGCTGGCAAGAGAAAAGCCGATGCTTAAGAATGTGGATATCTTTCCCGGTATCATTGAAACGATCGC harbors:
- a CDS encoding MATE family efflux transporter codes for the protein MTSVAANPLDVQPVRRVLFRYLFPSMIGMMLMAVNYVVDAVMVGNKLGALSLAGINLASPVYTLFVGISIWVGVGGATLYSQRMGAGERERARQIFTHSVILIIALTAIVCVTALTFHEPLVFALGANAETAPYASAYLNVFLVFGLVLTLENACSIFVRNDGSPTLAMSALITTAVSNFIMNFIMLYILGWGLREIAYGTMIAAGLGFLVLSIHFFQRKNNLKLVKFRFEKALFLITIALGFPSFLVELGISIFTIAHNVAFSWLLGTDGVAAFSVINYVHTMMLLLFLGLGQGVQPVISYFHGARAADKKREALRLSIITGTAVGFVFMILGQTGANVIIQVFGNLPEQVAELATTGIRLFFLSYLFLGLNFVAMTYFQSIGHVKKAVLITAGRGIVFMLLFLFTLPAVFDSANAAWFAVPLAEVTVAALLVLYYFTAKNKS